CGGTTCGCGGGTGGCGGGTCCGAGCGTGGCGACGATCTTGGTGCGGCGCATCGGGGCTCCTTAGTCGGGTGAAGACGCGGTCTCGCCGGTCGGCGGCGAGCCGTCGGACGGCCACAGGCGCCACTCCGCGCCGTACTGGGCCAGGAACTCCGGCCCCAGGGCGCGTGCCGTGACGTAGACCGGCAGCAGGATCACGGTGCCCAGATACGGGATCGCCAGCACGAGCCAGCCGATGCAGCAGGTCGCCAGCCCCAGCGCGCCGATCGCGACGCCGACGACCACGGTCAGCAGCAGCCAGAACAGCGCGAACAGGACGGCCTGGTCGACGTGCTCGCGCACCAGGGGCAGGGTGCGGCGCCAGGCCGCCAGCACGCCGGTGCCGTCGCGGTACATCACGGGCACGACGAACTGGTCGGTCCAGAAGGAGACCAGCGCGGCCGCGAGACCCAGCACGACGCCCAGCATCGCCAGCACGACCGCGCCCGCGATGCCGAGACCGCGCAGGCTCTCGGTGGCGATCGCGCCGACCACCAGCAGCAGGCCGGGCAGGATCAGCGCCAGCGCACAGAAGCCGGCCGCGACCTGGAAAGCCAGGCGCCACAGGAAAAGCGAGTCGCCCTGGCGCGCGAACTGCCGCCACGGCTCGCCGACTCGGGCGCGCCGGTGCACGACGTTGTCCAGGAAGCAGAACTCGCCGCGAGAGCTGAGCCAGGTCAGCAGCACCGCCACCAGCAGCGCGAGCACGCCGAGCCCGGCCAGGATTCCCAGGCCGATCCCGCCGAGCTCGTGGCCGAAGAAGTCGAGGTTGCGCAGCTCGCCCGGGTCCCACGACCCCCAGTCGCGGTTCCTGACCTTGATGAGGTCGCGGTCCCAGGAGCTGCCCAGGCCGGCGTTGTCCCAGAGGCGGGCCAGCCAGGCCGTGAACCCCAGCACGAACCAGGTCTCGAGGCTCGCGCCCGACAGGAGCATGGCGCGGGAGCGCGCCCAGGCCCGCTGCAGCGGCGCCGCGTAGCCGATGTTCATGGACCAACCCCCTGCTTGCGGAAGGGACGGCAACGGTGCGATGATTCCACGTCCGGCCCCTCGGATCAATCACCATTCGCCGCGCCGCAACCCGGGAGACCGCCTTGGGAGAGTTCTACGCCCTGCTGTGCGCCGTGATCTGGGCGGTCGCCGTCATCCTGCTGAAGCGCTCGGGCGAGACCGTCTCCCCCTTCGCCTTGAACCTGTTCCGGGTCGGGATCAGCAGCGCGCTGCTGGTCGCCACGACGCTGGTGTCGGGCCAGGGGCTGGTGCGCGACGCTCCGCTGCGCGACGTGCTGGTCCTGATGGCCAGCGGCATCATCGCCATCGCGGTGGCCGACACCCTCTTCCACCGCTGCCTGAACATCGTCGGAGCCGGCATCACCGCCATCGTCGACTGCCTGTACTCGCCGCTGGTGGTGCTGTTCGCGTTCCTGCTGATCGGCGAGCACCTGAACGCGTGGCAGCTGGCGGGCATGGTGGTGGTCATCGCCGCGGTGCTGATCGCCTCCGGGCACCCCGCCCCGCCCGGCGTGCCGCGGCGGGCGCTGCTGAAGGGGGCGCTGATGGGCATGGCCGCCATGGCGGCCGTCGCCCTGGGCGTGGTCATCGCCAAACCGGTCCTGGAACGCCAGCCCGTGCTGTGGTCCACGACCGTGCGGCAGCTCGGCGCCCTGGCGGTGATGGTGCCGATGGCCCTGGCCTCGCCGCAGCGGCGGCGCTACCTGGGCGTGTTCCGGCCCGACGCCTCCTGGCGCTTCAGCCTGCCGGCCACGATCCTGGGCTCGTACCTGGCGCTGATGTTCTGGCTGGCCGGCATGAAGTACACCCAGGCCGGCGCCGCCGCGATCCTGAACCAGACCAGCACGATCTACGTGCTGATCCTGGCCTCGTTCTTCCTGCACGAGCCGTTCACGCGGCGCAAGCTGGCGGCCTCGGCGCTGGCGGTCGCGGGGATCCTGATGGTCACCCTGAGCTGACGGGCGGGCGCACCGCCCCGGAGGACCGATGACGCACCCGCACTTCGCACCGGCCCGCGCCGCCGCGTTCGTGATCGCGCTGGGAGGTTTCATGTCGAACGACGCCGAGCCCGCCCGCGCCGCCGCGGATCCCGGCCCACCCCCCGTGGAGCGCATCGTCGCCGCCGCGCTGGCCGACAGTTCCGCCTTCGCCCTGCTGGCCGACCTCTGCGACACCGCGGGCTCGCGCCTGAACGGGTCGGAGGGCCAGCGCCGCGCCGTCGCTTGGGCCCTGGACCGCCTGCGCGCGGGCGGCCTGGACGGCGTGCGCGCCGAGCCCGTCACGGTGCCGCACTGGGTGCGCGGCCGCGAGACCTGCACGCTGCTGGAGCCCTACGAGCAGCCGCTGACGATGCTGGGGCTGGGCGGCAGCGTGGGCACGCCGCCGGGCGGGATCGCGGCCGAGGTCCTGGCCGTGCGCGACTTCGACGAGCTCGAGGCGCGCGCCGCCGAGGCCGCCGGGCGCCTCGTGCTGTTCGACCCGCCGTGGGAGGGGTACGGCAAGACCGTGCAGTACCGCGGCCGCGGCGCCGTTGCCGCCGCCCGCCACGGCGCGGTCGGCTGCCTGATCCGCTCGGTCACCGACCGCAGCCTGGCCACGCCGCACACCGGCATCATGCGCTACGACAAGGGCGACACCATCCCGCGGATCCCCGCCGCGGCGCTGAGCGTGGAGGACACCGCGCTGCTGACGCGGCTGTCGCGCCGCGGCGAGACGGTGCGCGTGCGCCTGGAGATGGGCGCCACGCAGCTGCCCGATGCGCCGACCGCCAACGTCGTCGCCGACCTGCCCGGCCGCGAGCTGCCGGACGAGTACGTCGTGGCCGGGGCCCACCTCGATTCGTGGGATGTCGGCAGCGGCGCCCACGACGACGGCGCCGGCTGCGCCATC
This portion of the bacterium genome encodes:
- a CDS encoding DMT family transporter, whose product is MGEFYALLCAVIWAVAVILLKRSGETVSPFALNLFRVGISSALLVATTLVSGQGLVRDAPLRDVLVLMASGIIAIAVADTLFHRCLNIVGAGITAIVDCLYSPLVVLFAFLLIGEHLNAWQLAGMVVVIAAVLIASGHPAPPGVPRRALLKGALMGMAAMAAVALGVVIAKPVLERQPVLWSTTVRQLGALAVMVPMALASPQRRRYLGVFRPDASWRFSLPATILGSYLALMFWLAGMKYTQAGAAAILNQTSTIYVLILASFFLHEPFTRRKLAASALAVAGILMVTLS
- a CDS encoding M20/M25/M40 family metallo-hydrolase, which produces MTHPHFAPARAAAFVIALGGFMSNDAEPARAAADPGPPPVERIVAAALADSSAFALLADLCDTAGSRLNGSEGQRRAVAWALDRLRAGGLDGVRAEPVTVPHWVRGRETCTLLEPYEQPLTMLGLGGSVGTPPGGIAAEVLAVRDFDELEARAAEAAGRLVLFDPPWEGYGKTVQYRGRGAVAAARHGAVGCLIRSVTDRSLATPHTGIMRYDKGDTIPRIPAAALSVEDTALLTRLSRRGETVRVRLEMGATQLPDAPTANVVADLPGRELPDEYVVAGAHLDSWDVGSGAHDDGAGCAIVMEAVMLLKRLDLAPRRTLRVVLFADEEMTQQGGRGYARDHADELPRHRAALECDSGGYAPAGFTVQADSATVARFAALAAPLAPLGADAVTPGGGGVDISFLAEAGVPLIGHRVHGEHYFDVHHSPADTVEKVDPADLQRNVAAVAALLWAIAEAP